The sequence TATCAGATGAATCGAAATCTATTTCTGAAGTAGAGATAGCAATATCATTTATCTCTTTTACAACAAAACCCACATATTTATCTTTAATTTTTACAACTAAGGCGGGAATGATTTTTACACTTTTATCCTCAAGGATTGAAGGAATATTCAAATCTAGTTTTTTCTCAAGACTAACTAGAGGCATTGTTGTCCCCCGATATCTCACAAGAGGAATATCTCCGCTCCACTCCACTATAGATGAATCAATTTCTTCTAATCTATTTATCAATGATAAAGCAATTGCATAGGGCCTATTATCTGCCAATTCAAAAAGTAATGTTTCCGTAATATCCACACCTAGATCTGTTTTAACCGCATGTGATTTATCTTTCTCTTCACCCTTGAGAATATGTCCAGTATTAACCGTATTATAGAATCCAAGAGCATCTATAATAAGTGAAACTTGACCATCTCCCATTATTGTTGCTCCACCGTATAAAGAAAGGATTTTTAGTTTTCTCGATAATGGCTTAACAACAATTTCTTCAGTATCCAAAACAACATCTACAATCAGCCCGTAAGTCTGTCCATCAGCATTTAAAATGACTATATTGATATTTTCCTCATACAAATTAGTACTACTTCCTTCAACTAAACCTAGATGATCATTTAATCTAAAAATTGGGATGAGCTCACCCCTAAGTCTATAAAATTCTGAATTGTGGATTTTCTCAATAAGATTTTTTTCATTATCTTCGAGCATTACGAGTTCAACTAAGTTAGTCTGTGGTATAGAAAACCGTCGCCCACCAGACATGATAACTAGAGCAGGAACAATTGCTAGAGTAAGTGGAATTCTTAATTTAAAAGTAGTTCCTTCTCCTTCTGTGGAGTCAATATCAATTGATCCGCCTATTTTTTCTATATTGGTTCGAACAACATCCATACCGACACCACGGCCTGATATGTTTGTGACTTGTTCAGCAGTTGAAAAACCAGCTGTAAAAATCAAATCTAGAATTTGTTTATCACTTAGCCTCTCTGCTCTTTCTTGCGTAATAAGTCCTTTTGATAGAGCTTTGTTTAGTATTTTTGCTTTTGCTAATCCATTACCATCATCGGAAATTTCAATTGTGACTTGTCCACCCTCGTGATAGGCCCTAATTGTAACTTTTCCGGTTTCTTCCTTACCTTTTTCAACTCTTACATCTGGTAATTCAATACCATGATCCGTCGAATTTCGTACTAAATGAGTCATTGGATCTTTAATTGCTTCTAAAAGAGTTTTATCAAGTTCAGTGTCTTGTCCTGAAATTTCTAATTTTATTTTTTTATTTTGTGATCTGGCCAAATCACGGACAACTCTTTCAAATTTATTTAAAACACTACCCACAGGTTGCATTCTGGTAGTCATTATATCAGTTTGAAGTTCTGTGGTAATAACATTAAGTTGTTGGGCCAGACGATTTAAATCTGCTGACTCAAAATTATTTGCAAATTGTAATATTTGATTTCGATTTAGAACGAGTTCCCCAACAACGTTCATAATCTTATCTAATAATTGCACGTTTACCCGGACTACTGAATCTTTAAGAGAAGTTCTAGGTCCCATGGTTTGTTGAGTTTGAGATGTATTTTTTTCAACTTTCTCAGAGATCTGAATTAGACTTTCCCTAGGATTAAATTTTTTCAAATTGGATTGATTAGGTTTTACTGTTTTATTTGTGGCCTCTTTTCTTGAAGTATTTTCGTCCTTCATTCGATTAATACAAGCTGCCCCTGTTGATTTGTTTTCGATATTGTTTGATTTTGTGATTGGAGTAACGTTTTCGGGAAGTTTCAAATTTTCCAGAGCAGAATTATTCATTTTTTCATATTTTTGAAACTTTAATTCCTCGAGATTTTCAATTTCATCCCCTGAGCATGTTTTTTCAAGTTTACTTAAGAGTTCTGAATAATCTCCATCACCTTCTTCTGCTGAATTCTCAATCACTTTTAATATACTAAGACACGTATCAAAACTCTCATATAGAACATCAATGATATTGGAGTTGAGATTTAACGTACCTTCTCTGAGGTAATCTAAAATATTTTCACTGATATGGGTAATTTTCTCTAATTTTTTTAGGCCTAAGAAACTTGCAGAACCTTTTAGAGTGTGAACTTTCCTATAAATTGAGTTCAAAAGTTCGCTATTAGATACGTCTTGCTCATATCTTGTAAGTTCATCGCTTATATTGGACAAGTTCTCAAATGACTCGATTAAAAATTCTTTAAGAATAGGGTTATCATCTTCAGACATACAGTTCCCTAACAAATTATAAAGGGTGAATAAGCTATACAAATTTTAACATTTTAAACATTTTTATATAGCGGAAAAAATTACTTACACGAAGCAGGAATATTTGCATAACTGACTTTTTCAGTTTGCATAACTTCACATTCATCAGTTGTATTGTAGACTTCAACAGGTACACATTCTTTTTTTTGATTTTTTTTGGTTTTCAAATTGTAGTTTTTTTGACATCTTCGATATGAGGATCGATTGAGACAGGCCCAAAATTTCTCCTTACAATTATAAACAAGTCCTCTTCCCTGGGCCAAATAGTCAGGTGTTGTATTAATTTTCTCCATTTCTTTTTCACTAATTTTTTTCTTTGTTCTTAATTCCAACTCTTTTACTTTTTTTGCTAATTCTTCATTTTTTAAAATTGTTTCTTGAGAAGGAGTGTTAATTGGAACTAAGATTTTCTCTCCTTCATTAATTTTTTCAGTATATCCTTCTTTATTTAAAGGTAATTTATTTTCGTTTTTGACATTTGGTGGAGAGACTTCTTTATCATTTTTTTTAGTTTCTTGAGTATTTTGCTTAACTTTCGCTTCATTATCAGGTTTTTTTTTTAAATCTTTTACAACATTCTCTTTATTTTCAACTTTATTTTCTTTTATCTTTTTTGAATCTTTACTAACTTCTTTAGTTGTTTTTACTGTTTCATTGTCTTTCTTACCATTATCCACATCGAAAAAAATAAATACCAAAATAGCAATACCAATAATGACTCTAATTAAAATTTTCATAAACAGTACTCAATATTTGAGAAGGTACAAATTTATTATAATCAAAGATTAGATAAAAGGTATTAAATTTTTTATTTCCTGGTGATAGTCGAATTTTCTCTTTCCATCCTTTGATATTGTAATCAGCGATATTTTCATTTGGTTTCAATATAATGAACAGAGCAAACTCAAATTTTTTCAACTTTTTAGATATTTGATATGTAATGCAACCGATTGTATTTCTATAATTAAATTCAATAAGTGTGTGAACACAGTTTTGACTAACTAGTGAATCCATCTGTATAAAATCAACTTTTTCATTTTTGAAGATATATTCATTAATTTGATCTCTTTCTTTTTGAAAATTATTGTATCTGAGTTCACCAAGATAATTTCTGAGTTCTGTTTCATAATTTGTATCATTTGAAAAAAGTAAATTTCCTGCATACCTCCCTGTTTTTGTCGTTAATGACATAATCGTCACAGGTGTCTTTCCTCGTAAAAAAATTGTACTTAAATCGAGTTTTTTAAGCTCATATTTTGAAAATATCACTGGAAATTTAAATTCAGTGTTCATCTGCCTAGAAATTTTCTTAGACCCCATCCCTGAAAAAAGATAAAGGTCTCTCATAAATATCTCTTTTTCTTTTTCGAGATATATACTTGCTTCTTGTTTATTCTGAATTAACTGTGTATTTAACTTATCAATATTTAATTTTTTTGATAATTCAACTGCATATTTTTTATTATTTAGTTTTTTTTCGAGATTAGTATCCTCTAGTGCTCCCCACCAATTTTTAACTTCAAAATTTGTCTTATTTGTTATTTTTGGATAAAAACCAATTCTTTTAGATACTTCACTTAAAAAGTCTTCATCATATTTCAAATCAGTGACTAAATAATCATTTTGATCTTGAATATAAAAAAAAAGATATTCAAATTCATTTGGAATTTTTTTTGAAATATTAAAAAGTTCACACTCATAATTAAAATTACTTTTCCAATAATTTACATGATTGTCTTTTCGTAATAGTAAATTGATCATTATAACATTCCAGACTTTCCACAAAATCTACGTTAAGTTTTGCTTTAATCCTCAGATCTCGATTGTAATTGATGCCCTTCGATCTTTCAGGAGTTAATGGGTGTGGAAGATGTTCTAAATAATAGTCCCATAATTTGCTATTTTTTTTCCACTTGTTCAAATAGTGGCACCCAAATTGAACATGAGATATTTCATCTTTTAAAACAACTCCAAGAACATGTGCCGTGGCCTCATCTTGATAAAATTTAAATAGATTTTCATAGAAATAAGCAAAGTCTAAATTGGCCGATTCAAATGTTAGCGCCATAACACTTAAGTAATGAGATGGAGTTTCAAAATTATTTATATGTCTCCAAAAATAATCATTCAAAGAAAAGTCACCAAATTCATATCCTAAATCATTTAAACGTGAAACATAGAGTTTCAAATGTTTCTGCTCATCTTGTAAAGTTTTTGCAAGTCCAATAATAAATTTATTATCTTCCTTGGCCATATATGAAAATTTCAAAATTGCATATGCCATTATTTCAATGGCCAGTAATTCATGATTTGCAAAAAAATGGAGGGCCATTGCTTTTTCGTGATTCTTAAAGAGATTACCTTTTTTGGGAAATTTGACTTTATCATTGCTAAAAGAAATCTTCTTGATCCTCGCTGGGTCTTTGGGAAGTTCTCGATTAATTTTATGAGATAAATCAATCGAGTTCAGATCAATTTTAATAAGTTTGTCTTCAAGTTTTCCATGAAAAAGAATATGCTCGGAAATAGAAAATAGGTTCATTTTCTTGGCCCACTAAACTTTCTTCCCTTGCCTCTTCTTGTAGATTTCTTTTTATTACCGTGAGTTGCTTTATGAATGTGTCCTGGCCTAATTTTACGTTTAAATGAAAACCTTTTCAGATTAAAACACTCTTCGCATATATTAAAATTAAATTTAACCGGTAACTCAACTCCACAACTTGAACAAGTTGGAACCATCTTTTTAGAGAGTAGTTCGTTAAGTTTCTCAATAGCATTTCCTTTGTTTTCTAACAATTCAACTTCAGTGAAAACAAAGTTTTTATTTTGAAAATGTCTTGCTAACCATTGATAAAGTTCTGTGCACTTTATAGAGGTCTCCAAATAATCGATATCCTTCGATTTTGCATCTATTTTGGGAAATTCGATGGCCATACCTTGCACATAATAGGTCAGTATCGAATGAAAATACTCCACGTGATCAATTAATCCCAAATTTACAGGAGCACACGAAAACCCAAAAATTTCTGAAGAGCTTAAAATTTCCTTCTCATCGGCCTCTTCAACCATTTCGGCCAGTTCAATCATCTCTTTCAATTCCACACAGAAAAAAGGATTTTTAAAAGTCATCGTATTAAAAAGTCTTAAAAATTCAGAAAGTTTTAATAATGGTAGCCCATTGGTTTTCAAGGCAGAATTAACTTGATTATAAATTTCAAGATCAGGGCCAACCATTGCGTGTTCACTCTGTTCAAGAATTGTTTCAAGGGCCTTTTTAATATCTACTAATCCTGACTCCTCTCTCTCTAGACATGTCACATGCCCAATAGGAAATCTATTAAATCGCCCGGCCCTTCCTGCGATTTGCTTAATTTCACTATCTGAAATCCTAAATTCTTTGGAGTCTATGTATTTTAACAAAGTTGAAAATACAATTCTTTTGATTGGAAGATTCATACCCATTGCGATAGCATCAGTACTAACAATTATATCAGTTTCTCCAATATCAAATTTTCTGGCCTGCTCCCTTCTAACCTCAGGACTGAGTCGACCATAGACGATAGACACTTTAAAACCCAATCCTTCAAGTTCTCTTTTATATTTTAAGGCGTTTCTCCTAGAAAATACGATCAGAGCATCATTTTTTTTCAAACTTTTTAGAAGTATTGGAGATCTTTCGACAATTAATTCTGTCATTCTTTCATATTCTTTGACTTCGAGTTTATCTCCACAAAGATCACAAATTATTTTAACGAGATCGAGAACACTTTTATCACCACATAAATGAATCTCATCGGCCTGTAAATTAACAAGCGCCCTGGTCCATGCCCATCCCCTCTGAGGATCGCGAATCATCTGAATTTCATCAATTACACAACAATCAAAGTGATCTTGAAGTTTGGCCATTTCAATGGTGGAAGAATAGTGAGTGGCCCCTTGCGTTTCAACAACTTCTTCACCTGTTAATAGTGTCGTCTTAACACCTTTTGAATTCATCGTATCATACAACTCTGAGGCCAATAATCTTAGAGGAGCTAAATAGGATCCTTTTTGAGATTTACAAAGGGCCTCAATAGCGTGATATGTCTTACCTGAATTTGTAGGGCCGCAGTGATAAATAATTCTACGATTGATTCTTCTAGCATTGCTGTGAATCCAAAACTCGCCTAGATATTCTTTGAGAATATTTCCTGAAATATCTTTCCTTTTAAGCAACATGACCGATTGAACTAGTTTTTTAAATTCCCTTTCATGATAACGTTCATCTCGCCAAATATTAGTCTTAAGTTGAAGAAAGTAGCGCTCAAACTCTTTCTGACTGATAAGATCTCCCCTTAAACCTTGAGACCTTAAATTTTTTACAAATTCTATTTTAAGATTTTCACAATGTTTTGAGGCCAATTCTGAAGGAAATACAATCGCACTTCTAAAAGACTGTTTTAAATTTGACTCGAGTTTAGTTAATGTTGATTTTCTGAGATCTTTTTTGAACTGATTAACTAACTTTTCTAAAGACTTATTGATGGCAGAATAAAAATTTTCAAAAAGAATAAGACCTTCATCAACATTGGATTCAATTTCATCAATTCTCTCTTGAATAAGATTCTTTCCTCGCTTTTCAATCTGATCACGTAGTTTCGAACGAAACTCAGATTGGCAGTCCATACACAAACACTTGAGAGTACTTAAATTTAACTTTGGAAAAGAATCAACTTCAAAAACTTTCCTGATTTCATCCTTACTCTGTTCGTGATGAGTTAAAGTGGACTTCATCCACGATTGAACTTCCTCTATGGATTCAATCAACTTATTTTCAACAAAATTTCCTTCATCATCAGTAAATTTCCCTTTTAAAGCTTCTGGAAATAAATATTGTTCAAGTAGACCTGTCTCAATCAAATTATCTACATTGATGAAAATATCGTAAGGAATAAAATCTTTTTCAAAAATTGAACTTAAACTCGTAAACTCATGAAAAAAATCCTTCAATGACTTTGCTAAAGGACAAACTTTAGCAAGAAATTGTTCAACATCTTTTGTATTCCTTAAGTCACTTTCTTCTAAATCATTTTCTTCAATGAGTAGTTTTTTTGTTGAAATTATTAGTTCTGAAATCTGCTTTGAATTTAAGTCAATCATTCAATACCATTACCTATAGCGTTATAATAAATCAAGTGAGAATTGATTCCCAAACTTGCTGCTAAAACGAAAATTGTTGTGTAGAATTTAGCAACTAATCTTACCACTAAATTAAGGATAGAAAATGATTAATACATGGCTAACTGAAACTTTTCAAATTAAATATCCCATTATCCTTGCTCCCATGTTCCTTGTAAGCAATGAAGATATGCTCATCGCGGCCGCAAATGGTGGATTTATGGGTTGTGTACCTGCTTTAAACTACAGAACTCCTGAACTTTTTGAAGAGGCCTTAAACAAAATTAGAAAAGAAACACAAGGGCCCTTTGGTGTAAACTTAATTGTAAATAAATCAAATATACATCTAAAAAAACAATTAGATGTTTGTGCCAAAGTTAAACCTGCCTTCATCATTACTTCATTAGGTTCGCCTAAAACCGTCATTGAAGTTTGTAAACCTCTAGGTATCAAAGTTTTCTGTGATGTTGTTGATATTGAGTATGCATTGAAAGTTGAACAGTTAGGGGCAGATGCAATTATTGCTGTTAATAGTGGAGCAGGAGGACATGCTGGCCCAACGCCCGCTTCAATACTTATACCAATGTTAAAAAAGGCCTGTTCAATTCCGGTTATATCAGCTGGTGGAGTTGGAACTGGAGCTGGACTTCTTTCTGTGCTGGCCATGGGATCTTCAGGTGTTTCGATTGGAAGTCCTTTTATTGCAACAAAAGAAAGTCACGTAAGTGAAGAATACAAAAAAGCTGCGGTAGACTATGGAGCAAAAGATATTGTATTAACGACTAAAGTTTCAGGAACTCCATGCACTGTTATTAAAACCCCATATGTAGAAAAGATTGGGGTTGATCAAAATATGCT is a genomic window of Halobacteriovoraceae bacterium containing:
- a CDS encoding chemotaxis protein CheW — protein: MSEDDNPILKEFLIESFENLSNISDELTRYEQDVSNSELLNSIYRKVHTLKGSASFLGLKKLEKITHISENILDYLREGTLNLNSNIIDVLYESFDTCLSILKVIENSAEEGDGDYSELLSKLEKTCSGDEIENLEELKFQKYEKMNNSALENLKLPENVTPITKSNNIENKSTGAACINRMKDENTSRKEATNKTVKPNQSNLKKFNPRESLIQISEKVEKNTSQTQQTMGPRTSLKDSVVRVNVQLLDKIMNVVGELVLNRNQILQFANNFESADLNRLAQQLNVITTELQTDIMTTRMQPVGSVLNKFERVVRDLARSQNKKIKLEISGQDTELDKTLLEAIKDPMTHLVRNSTDHGIELPDVRVEKGKEETGKVTIRAYHEGGQVTIEISDDGNGLAKAKILNKALSKGLITQERAERLSDKQILDLIFTAGFSTAEQVTNISGRGVGMDVVRTNIEKIGGSIDIDSTEGEGTTFKLRIPLTLAIVPALVIMSGGRRFSIPQTNLVELVMLEDNEKNLIEKIHNSEFYRLRGELIPIFRLNDHLGLVEGSSTNLYEENINIVILNADGQTYGLIVDVVLDTEEIVVKPLSRKLKILSLYGGATIMGDGQVSLIIDALGFYNTVNTGHILKGEEKDKSHAVKTDLGVDITETLLFELADNRPYAIALSLINRLEEIDSSIVEWSGDIPLVRYRGTTMPLVSLEKKLDLNIPSILEDKSVKIIPALVVKIKDKYVGFVVKEINDIAISTSEIDFDSSDREGIMGTLFVNEKTVTLVDIYTILEKSGFVSRDIEKGTAFKNQTILVVDDSQMYRKVIKDLVEEFGAKVLLARDGLEGLEVLKKEEIDLVISDIEMPHMDGWSFAKEVRRSSHNYKDIPLIALTTRFDQVDLRKSKEVGFTQHLEKLNKEDIIETIKQLIA
- a CDS encoding DUF455 family protein, giving the protein MNLFSISEHILFHGKLEDKLIKIDLNSIDLSHKINRELPKDPARIKKISFSNDKVKFPKKGNLFKNHEKAMALHFFANHELLAIEIMAYAILKFSYMAKEDNKFIIGLAKTLQDEQKHLKLYVSRLNDLGYEFGDFSLNDYFWRHINNFETPSHYLSVMALTFESANLDFAYFYENLFKFYQDEATAHVLGVVLKDEISHVQFGCHYLNKWKKNSKLWDYYLEHLPHPLTPERSKGINYNRDLRIKAKLNVDFVESLECYNDQFTITKRQSCKLLEK
- a CDS encoding nitronate monooxygenase, yielding MINTWLTETFQIKYPIILAPMFLVSNEDMLIAAANGGFMGCVPALNYRTPELFEEALNKIRKETQGPFGVNLIVNKSNIHLKKQLDVCAKVKPAFIITSLGSPKTVIEVCKPLGIKVFCDVVDIEYALKVEQLGADAIIAVNSGAGGHAGPTPASILIPMLKKACSIPVISAGGVGTGAGLLSVLAMGSSGVSIGSPFIATKESHVSEEYKKAAVDYGAKDIVLTTKVSGTPCTVIKTPYVEKIGVDQNMLERFLNSNKKIKKYAKMLTYYKGMKLVEKAAFAATYKSVWCAGPSIEFVHEISSVKEIIDRIISEYNIAFEELKNLKNV